One region of Agrobacterium tumefaciens genomic DNA includes:
- a CDS encoding GcrA family cell cycle regulator, with the protein MNWTDERVEKLKKLWSEGLSASQIAAQLGGVSRNAVIGKVHRLNLPGRVKAGGPVTSARSAPKRTAAPAPRATSFAGRVNAAPARILTRSNAATALHEEIDIETAQVLDYVPSKNVVTPISRRLTLTELTERTCKWPVGDPLKDDFHFCGCEALESSPYCKFHAKLAYQPVSERRKA; encoded by the coding sequence ATGAACTGGACAGACGAACGAGTCGAAAAGCTCAAGAAATTGTGGTCCGAGGGCCTTAGCGCCAGCCAGATTGCAGCGCAGCTGGGCGGCGTCAGCCGTAATGCCGTGATCGGCAAGGTCCATCGTCTCAATCTGCCGGGACGCGTCAAGGCTGGCGGTCCAGTGACTTCGGCACGCTCCGCGCCGAAGCGCACCGCTGCCCCTGCCCCGCGCGCGACGTCTTTCGCAGGTCGCGTCAACGCGGCACCGGCACGCATCCTCACACGTTCGAACGCGGCAACGGCGCTGCACGAGGAGATCGATATCGAGACCGCGCAGGTGCTCGATTACGTTCCTTCCAAGAACGTTGTCACGCCGATTTCCCGTCGCCTGACGCTGACGGAACTGACCGAGCGCACCTGCAAATGGCCGGTTGGCGATCCGCTGAAGGACGACTTCCATTTCTGCGGTTGTGAAGCGCTGGAATCTTCGCCCTATTGCAAGTTCCATGCGAAACTCGCCTACCAGCCGGTGAGCGAGCGCCGCAAGGCTTGA
- the phoU gene encoding phosphate signaling complex protein PhoU has translation MTQTTTHSHILSAYDDELKFLTRRIAEMGGLAEQMCGDAVRALVNSDAALAQKVISDDTILDHAEREIGDKAIVTIAKRQPMAADLREIIGTLRIAADLERVGDLGKNTAKRVIAVAGTGVPRKLARGIEHLSDLALVQLKEVLDVYSTRSAEKANAIRERDEEIDAMYTSLFRELLTYMMEDPRNITTCTHLLFCAKNIERIGDHATNIAETIYYMTTGSQPEGERPKDDSSNTLGSVTE, from the coding sequence ATGACACAGACAACGACCCATTCGCATATCCTGTCTGCCTATGACGACGAACTGAAGTTTCTGACGCGCCGCATCGCCGAAATGGGCGGTCTTGCCGAGCAGATGTGCGGTGACGCCGTGCGCGCACTCGTCAATTCCGATGCTGCGCTTGCGCAGAAAGTCATTTCGGACGATACCATTCTCGACCACGCTGAGCGCGAAATTGGCGACAAGGCGATCGTAACCATCGCCAAGCGTCAGCCGATGGCGGCAGACCTTCGCGAGATCATCGGCACCCTGCGTATCGCCGCCGATCTCGAACGCGTCGGCGATCTTGGCAAGAACACGGCCAAGCGCGTTATCGCTGTCGCCGGCACCGGTGTTCCGCGCAAGCTCGCCCGCGGCATCGAGCATCTGTCCGACCTGGCGCTGGTGCAGCTCAAGGAAGTCCTCGACGTCTATTCCACGCGTTCCGCCGAAAAGGCCAATGCGATCCGTGAACGCGACGAGGAAATCGATGCCATGTACACGTCGCTCTTCCGGGAGCTTCTGACCTACATGATGGAAGACCCGCGCAACATCACCACCTGCACGCATCTTCTGTTCTGCGCCAAGAACATCGAGCGTATCGGCGATCATGCGACGAATATCGCAGAGACGATCTATTACATGACCACCGGCAGCCAGCCGGAGGGCGAGCGTCCGAAGGACGACAGTTCCAACACGCTTGGTTCGGTGACCGAGTAA
- the pstC gene encoding phosphate ABC transporter permease subunit PstC produces MNTSILLLILVLIGIGSYLLGSRRAVALSGGRPSSMHSRAGYHGSYAVVWAVLPAALILCIWLVISPLIVTSAVRGEFPEDVRSQSEAQQSLTYGMVTSIARGLQRLTPEETAKVDADTAAVRSLLASKGVAIAGEPQRFMVDAAQTLNAMTSTSRLGMIATVLLAAFAGAAYALRSIAPRFRARNRVERVILAALVVASSIAILTTIGIVLSMLSEAIQFFTMVPAHQFFFGTVWDPRFAAAGATDSSGQFGLIPLLAGTLYIGFVAMLVAVPVGLFSAIYMSEYATPRLRSIVKPLLEVLAGIPTIVYGFFALTTVGPFLRDISTQISGLATGNYANFIQAQSVITAGFVMGIMLIPYVSSLSDDIITAVPRSLRDGSLGLGATRSETIKKVILPAALPGIVGAVLMTASRAIGETMIVVLAAGVAARLQLNPFEPMTTVTVKIVSQLTGDLEFTSPQTLVAFALGITLFAITLCLNIYALYIVRKYREQYE; encoded by the coding sequence ATGAACACATCGATCCTTTTGCTGATACTGGTGTTGATCGGCATCGGCAGTTATCTGCTCGGCAGCCGCCGCGCCGTTGCTTTGTCTGGTGGGCGTCCCTCCAGCATGCATTCCCGTGCCGGTTATCACGGTTCCTACGCTGTCGTCTGGGCGGTGCTGCCCGCAGCGCTCATTCTCTGTATCTGGCTTGTTATCAGCCCGCTGATCGTTACCTCTGCGGTACGTGGCGAATTTCCCGAAGATGTGCGCTCCCAATCCGAAGCGCAGCAGAGCCTCACCTACGGCATGGTAACGTCCATCGCCCGCGGTCTTCAGCGTCTGACGCCGGAAGAAACCGCAAAGGTTGATGCGGATACGGCTGCGGTAAGATCGCTTCTGGCATCGAAGGGCGTGGCAATTGCCGGCGAACCCCAGCGTTTCATGGTCGATGCCGCCCAGACGCTGAATGCGATGACCTCCACCAGCCGCCTGGGCATGATCGCCACCGTGCTGCTGGCCGCATTCGCCGGTGCCGCTTATGCACTGCGTTCAATCGCGCCGCGTTTTCGGGCGCGCAACAGGGTGGAGCGGGTCATTCTCGCCGCTCTGGTCGTCGCGTCGTCCATCGCCATCCTGACGACCATCGGCATCGTCCTTTCGATGCTTTCAGAAGCAATCCAGTTCTTCACCATGGTTCCGGCGCACCAGTTCTTCTTCGGAACGGTATGGGATCCGCGTTTTGCCGCTGCCGGTGCGACTGACTCTTCCGGCCAGTTCGGCCTGATCCCGCTGCTCGCCGGCACGCTCTATATCGGTTTCGTCGCCATGCTGGTCGCCGTTCCGGTCGGGCTGTTTTCGGCGATCTATATGTCGGAATATGCGACGCCGCGCCTTCGCTCGATTGTAAAGCCGCTGCTCGAGGTGCTCGCGGGCATCCCGACAATCGTCTACGGCTTCTTCGCGCTGACGACCGTTGGTCCTTTCCTGCGAGACATTTCCACACAGATCAGCGGTCTTGCGACAGGCAACTACGCCAACTTCATCCAGGCGCAGAGCGTCATCACCGCCGGCTTCGTCATGGGCATCATGCTGATCCCTTATGTTTCGTCGCTGTCTGACGACATCATCACCGCCGTGCCGCGTTCGCTGCGCGATGGCTCTCTCGGTCTCGGCGCCACGCGCTCTGAAACCATCAAGAAGGTCATCCTTCCCGCCGCTCTTCCCGGCATCGTCGGCGCCGTGCTGATGACGGCGTCGCGTGCGATCGGTGAGACCATGATCGTGGTTCTTGCGGCTGGCGTCGCTGCCCGCCTGCAGCTCAACCCCTTCGAACCCATGACAACAGTGACGGTCAAGATTGTCAGCCAGCTGACGGGTGACCTTGAGTTTACCTCGCCGCAAACGCTGGTGGCCTTCGCGCTGGGCATAACTCTTTTTGCAATCACGCTTTGCCTGAATATCTACGCGCTTTACATCGTGCGCAAATACCGGGAGCAATATGAATGA
- the pstB gene encoding phosphate ABC transporter ATP-binding protein PstB, producing MNMLSEAAVEKALDKKMNEVSYKMIGKDVSVYYGEKRALYDVNLNVRENTVTALIGPSGCGKSTFLRTLNRMNDTIDGCRVTGKITLDTDDIYDQQIDVVELRARVGMVFQKPNPFPKTIYENIAYGPRIHGLARNKADMDQIVEHSLQKAGLWNEVKDRLLESGTGLSGGQQQRLCIARAVAVSPEVILMDEPCSALDPIATAKVEELIHELRTNYTIVIVTHSMQQAARVSQRTAMFHLGHLVEENETDKMFTNPDDQRTQDYIMGRFG from the coding sequence ATGAACATGTTGTCGGAAGCAGCAGTTGAAAAGGCGCTGGACAAGAAAATGAATGAAGTCTCATACAAGATGATCGGCAAGGATGTTTCGGTTTATTACGGCGAAAAGCGCGCGCTTTACGACGTGAACCTCAATGTCCGCGAAAACACGGTGACTGCACTTATCGGCCCGTCCGGTTGCGGTAAATCCACTTTCCTGCGCACCTTGAACCGCATGAACGACACGATCGACGGTTGCCGGGTCACCGGCAAGATCACGCTCGATACCGACGATATCTACGATCAGCAGATCGACGTCGTGGAACTGCGTGCCCGCGTCGGCATGGTGTTCCAGAAGCCGAACCCGTTCCCGAAGACGATTTATGAGAACATCGCCTACGGCCCGCGTATCCACGGTCTCGCCCGCAACAAGGCGGATATGGACCAGATCGTCGAGCATAGCTTGCAGAAAGCGGGTCTTTGGAACGAGGTGAAGGATCGTTTGCTGGAATCCGGCACGGGCCTGTCCGGTGGCCAGCAGCAGCGTCTGTGCATCGCACGCGCGGTTGCCGTCAGCCCGGAAGTGATCCTGATGGACGAGCCGTGCTCGGCGCTGGATCCGATCGCGACTGCGAAGGTCGAGGAACTGATCCACGAACTGCGCACCAACTACACCATCGTCATCGTCACGCACTCCATGCAGCAGGCGGCGCGCGTTTCCCAGCGTACGGCCATGTTCCATCTTGGTCATCTTGTCGAAGAAAACGAAACCGACAAGATGTTCACCAATCCGGACGACCAGCGCACGCAGGACTACATCATGGGCCGCTTCGGCTGA
- the phoB gene encoding phosphate regulon transcriptional regulator PhoB, whose translation MVPKIAVVEDEEALSVLLRYNLEAEGYDVDTIPRGDEAEIRLQERIPDLLILDWMLPGVSGIELCRRLRMRPETERLPIIMLTARGEESERVRGLATGADDYVVKPFSTPELMARVKAMLRRARPEVLSSVLKCGDIELDRETHRVHRKSREVRLGPTEFRLLEFLMTSPGRVFSRSQLLDGVWGHDIYVDERTVDVHVGRLRKALNFSHMQDVIRTVRGAGYSMEA comes from the coding sequence ATGGTGCCCAAGATTGCAGTTGTGGAAGACGAGGAAGCGTTGAGCGTCCTGCTTCGTTACAATCTCGAGGCTGAGGGATACGACGTCGACACGATACCCCGTGGCGATGAGGCGGAAATCAGGCTGCAGGAGCGCATTCCGGATCTTCTTATCCTGGACTGGATGTTGCCCGGTGTCTCCGGTATCGAACTGTGCCGGCGCTTGAGAATGCGGCCGGAAACAGAACGCCTGCCCATCATCATGCTGACGGCGCGTGGCGAAGAGAGCGAACGGGTTCGCGGTCTCGCTACCGGCGCTGACGATTATGTCGTCAAGCCGTTCTCGACGCCGGAACTCATGGCCCGGGTCAAGGCCATGTTGCGCCGGGCCCGTCCGGAGGTTCTGTCGTCGGTGCTCAAATGCGGCGATATCGAACTGGACCGCGAGACCCATCGCGTTCACCGCAAAAGCCGCGAAGTGCGTCTCGGCCCGACGGAATTCCGCTTGCTGGAATTCCTGATGACGTCGCCGGGTCGGGTGTTTTCCCGCTCGCAATTGCTGGATGGCGTCTGGGGTCATGATATCTATGTCGACGAGCGCACTGTCGATGTGCATGTCGGACGTCTGCGCAAGGCCCTGAACTTCTCGCACATGCAGGATGTCATCCGCACGGTGCGTGGTGCGGGATATTCGATGGAAGCCTGA
- the pstA gene encoding phosphate ABC transporter permease PstA, producing the protein MTDIVSPAAGAAAVNKAARRDIGIKRRYAAERRFRAYGLAAISFGLIFLFLLLWSVVSKGHTAFQQTMITVPVEFSELIIDPKNERATNPAKLMTANYPVLARDAVAKVLGVAPTDKAGLRAVNVMISDSVRTQLRDIVVADPSVIGTTRSVTLLASGDVDSAFKGQVDMSGDEANRRISNQQLGWMNQLVESGQLGKHFNTGIFVNGASSRPEAAGVGVALIGSFYMMLIVLVLSLPIGVAASIYLEEFAPKNRLTDLIEVNINNLAAVPSIVYGLLGLSVFINFMGFPRSASLVGGLVLTLMTLPTIIIATRAALKAVPPSIRAAALGLGASKMQTIFHHVLPLAMPGILTGTIIGLAHALGETAPLLLIGMVAFVANYPTTPMDPSTALPVQIYMWANEAERAFVERTSGAIIILLLFLILMNVGAILLRRRFERRW; encoded by the coding sequence ATGACCGACATCGTTTCCCCGGCGGCCGGTGCTGCCGCCGTGAACAAGGCCGCGCGCCGTGATATCGGCATCAAGCGTCGCTATGCTGCTGAACGCCGCTTCCGCGCCTATGGATTGGCAGCAATCTCGTTCGGCCTCATCTTCCTCTTTCTGCTGCTCTGGTCGGTCGTATCCAAGGGTCACACCGCCTTCCAGCAGACGATGATCACCGTTCCGGTCGAGTTTTCCGAACTGATCATCGATCCAAAGAACGAGCGCGCAACCAATCCCGCAAAGCTGATGACGGCCAACTACCCCGTCCTCGCCCGTGATGCGGTGGCCAAGGTTCTCGGCGTCGCGCCGACGGATAAGGCCGGTCTTCGCGCCGTCAACGTCATGATCTCCGACAGCGTACGCACCCAGCTGCGTGATATCGTCGTCGCCGATCCGTCCGTCATCGGCACCACGCGCAGCGTCACGCTTCTGGCGTCGGGTGATGTCGACAGCGCCTTCAAGGGCCAGGTCGACATGTCGGGGGATGAAGCAAACCGCCGTATCTCGAACCAGCAGCTCGGCTGGATGAACCAGCTCGTGGAAAGCGGACAGCTTGGCAAGCATTTCAATACCGGCATCTTCGTCAACGGCGCTTCGAGCCGTCCGGAAGCCGCGGGTGTTGGCGTTGCGCTGATCGGCTCGTTCTACATGATGCTGATCGTGCTGGTGCTGTCGCTGCCGATCGGTGTTGCGGCCTCCATCTATCTGGAGGAATTTGCCCCCAAGAACCGTTTGACGGACCTTATCGAGGTCAACATCAACAATCTGGCGGCTGTTCCCTCCATTGTTTACGGTCTGCTCGGTCTCTCCGTCTTCATCAACTTCATGGGCTTTCCACGCTCGGCCTCGCTGGTCGGCGGCCTCGTCCTGACGCTGATGACCCTTCCGACGATCATCATCGCCACCCGCGCGGCATTGAAGGCCGTGCCGCCGTCGATCCGCGCCGCCGCACTTGGTCTTGGCGCTTCCAAGATGCAGACGATTTTCCATCACGTCCTGCCGCTGGCAATGCCTGGCATTCTGACCGGCACCATCATCGGTCTCGCCCACGCACTGGGCGAAACGGCGCCGCTGCTTCTGATCGGCATGGTGGCATTCGTCGCGAACTATCCGACAACGCCTATGGATCCGTCCACGGCCCTGCCGGTGCAGATTTACATGTGGGCGAACGAAGCTGAGCGTGCCTTTGTCGAACGGACATCTGGCGCTATCATCATCCTGCTTCTGTTCCTCATTCTCATGAATGTTGGCGCAATCCTGTTGCGTCGCCGCTTTGAGCGGCGCTGGTAG